The genome window ACAAAAAGCAAAGTAGCAATATGTTTTCATAAGGACCTCATCGGAGTTGGGCAAACAATTGCATTACCCAACCAGTTAACCAAAAAGTCTATTATTGTTTATCTACCGAGGTAAATATTGAATAACGCTCACGGTTTTGTTTTATCCATTTCGAATGGGTTAAAAACACCGGTGCCTTTAGTTCATTTTCCCAAGCGAATAGTTTCTTCATTAATGACCTGACCAACTCTGGTTTGGAACCGGCTAAGTTATGCTCTTCAGCAAGGTCATTAGATAAATCATAAAGTACCGCCGGTCTATCTGGGTAACGTACTAACTTATAATCGTTATCACGAACCGCGGCAAACGCCGACCGACGCCAAAATAGCGTTTGGTGCGGTTGTTCCGAATTTTTTTCAGATAAAAATGGTAACAAATCAACGCCATCAATTGGATTTTTACCTACTAAGTCAGCTCCGGCAGCAGCTAACGCTGTTGGTAATATATCTAAAGAGGAAATCATCTTTTTATATTCACTATTAGCTTTAATTTTACCCGGCCAGCTCATCGCAAAAGGAACCCGTACACCGCCTTCATAAAGGGTACCTTTCACGCCGGAAAATGGCTTGTTAATCGAAAAGTTATAATCTGAGGGGCCACCATTGTCATTTAAAAATACCACTAAGGTATTTTCCGTTAACGCAAATTCATCCAGTGCATTCATCACCTCACCAACTGACTCATCAAGCGCTAAAGTCATGCCAGCTAAGGTACGACGATTTTTATCTTTGATATGACTGAGCAGTTCTTCATGCTCGGGTTTCGCTTCCATTGGTGCATGCACTGCCGTATAAGACAGATATAAAAAAAACGGCTGCTCCTGATTTCGACGTATAAAATCGATAGCTTCATCACCCAATTTATCGGTTAAATAACCTTGATAATTTTCGGCATTTTGATTTCGATAAATACGACGATAATCGGTATTTTGCTTGTCGTTTTCCCAATAGCTTCGTCCACCACCCAATAAACCATAAAACTCATCAAAGCCACGCTTATTCGGATGAAACTGCGGCTCAAGACCCAAGTGCCACTTACCAATTAAACCCGTACGATAACCCGACGCTTTCAAATGGTCGGCAATGGTTTTTTCGCCCACTAACATGCCGCTGTATTCGGCGGTGTCGCCTGGCTCTGGCGTTACCGGCAAATTGTATTCATGACCAAATCGCTGTTGATAGCGACCGGTTAGCATACCCGCACGCGACGGGCTACACACAGAAGCCGTAACGTAGGCTTGCGTAAACTTAACGCCACTGTCGGCCAATTTATCAATATTAGGTGTGGCAAAGTTTGCTTTACCAAAGATATTGCCACTAAAACCAATATCAGCATAGCCGGCATCATCCGACATGATCACGATAATATTAGGTTTAGACTCTGCTCTTACCGGGGCGATCGTTACCGCCATGACTAAGCCAAGGACATTCATTGCCAATG of Thalassotalea fonticola contains these proteins:
- a CDS encoding sulfatase-like hydrolase/transferase; this translates as MFKERNLLTLAMNVLGLVMAVTIAPVRAESKPNIIVIMSDDAGYADIGFSGNIFGKANFATPNIDKLADSGVKFTQAYVTASVCSPSRAGMLTGRYQQRFGHEYNLPVTPEPGDTAEYSGMLVGEKTIADHLKASGYRTGLIGKWHLGLEPQFHPNKRGFDEFYGLLGGGRSYWENDKQNTDYRRIYRNQNAENYQGYLTDKLGDEAIDFIRRNQEQPFFLYLSYTAVHAPMEAKPEHEELLSHIKDKNRRTLAGMTLALDESVGEVMNALDEFALTENTLVVFLNDNGGPSDYNFSINKPFSGVKGTLYEGGVRVPFAMSWPGKIKANSEYKKMISSLDILPTALAAAGADLVGKNPIDGVDLLPFLSEKNSEQPHQTLFWRRSAFAAVRDNDYKLVRYPDRPAVLYDLSNDLAEEHNLAGSKPELVRSLMKKLFAWENELKAPVFLTHSKWIKQNRERYSIFTSVDKQ